A section of the Pseudomonas fluorescens genome encodes:
- a CDS encoding histidine triad nucleotide-binding protein, with product MDTLFTKIINREIPAKIIYEDDQVLAFHDIAPMAPVHFLVIPKKPIRTLNDLTEEDKGLAGHILFTAQRLAVEQGCEKGFRVVMNCNEDGGQTVYHIHMHVLGQRQMNWPPG from the coding sequence GTGGATACTCTGTTCACCAAGATCATCAACAGAGAAATACCCGCGAAGATAATCTACGAGGATGATCAGGTCCTGGCCTTCCACGATATTGCGCCAATGGCCCCTGTACATTTCCTGGTGATTCCGAAAAAGCCGATACGTACTCTCAACGACCTGACGGAAGAAGACAAAGGCCTGGCAGGACACATCTTGTTCACCGCCCAGCGCCTGGCCGTGGAACAAGGCTGTGAAAAAGGTTTTCGCGTGGTAATGAACTGCAATGAGGATGGCGGCCAGACCGTCTATCACATTCATATGCACGTACTGGGTCAACGCCAGATGAACTGGCCACCGGGCTGA
- a CDS encoding SDR family NAD(P)-dependent oxidoreductase, which produces MTRYALITGASSGIGLALAEALARRGRSLILVARQRDQLESIAIELTQRFGVEVLFRACDLGEPLRLSGFLLELEEGERQIDLLVNCAGIGTSGPFLAQDWMTEQDLIEVNILALTRLCHALGNSMALHGGGQILNVASVAAFQPGPWMSTYYASKAYVLHFSEGLREELKSCGIKVSVLCPGPTRTAFFGTAQMDTAKLDRQQLMSPEEVALHTVRALAKNKAIIVPGRRNRWLTFSPRLSPRWLTRKIAGVINKAYCPR; this is translated from the coding sequence ATGACCCGTTACGCTCTGATCACCGGTGCCTCCAGCGGCATCGGCCTGGCTTTGGCCGAAGCACTGGCCCGTCGCGGCCGCAGCTTGATTCTGGTGGCCCGCCAGCGTGATCAGTTGGAAAGTATTGCCATAGAACTGACCCAACGCTTTGGCGTCGAGGTGCTGTTCCGTGCCTGCGACCTGGGCGAGCCCTTGCGCCTGTCCGGGTTCCTGCTGGAGCTGGAAGAAGGCGAGCGGCAGATCGACTTGCTGGTCAACTGCGCAGGTATTGGCACCAGCGGCCCATTCCTGGCTCAGGACTGGATGACCGAGCAAGATCTGATCGAAGTCAACATCCTGGCCCTGACCCGTCTGTGCCATGCGCTGGGTAACTCCATGGCCCTGCACGGCGGCGGGCAGATTCTCAACGTCGCCTCAGTCGCGGCCTTCCAGCCGGGGCCCTGGATGAGCACCTATTACGCCAGCAAGGCGTATGTACTGCACTTCTCCGAAGGCCTGCGCGAAGAGCTGAAGAGCTGCGGCATCAAGGTGTCGGTGCTCTGCCCCGGCCCCACACGCACCGCGTTCTTCGGCACCGCGCAGATGGACACCGCCAAGCTGGACCGCCAGCAACTGATGAGCCCCGAAGAAGTAGCGCTGCACACCGTCAGAGCCCTGGCAAAGAACAAGGCCATCATTGTTCCCGGTCGCCGCAACCGCTGGCTGACGTTCAGCCCACGCTTGAGCCCACGCTGGCTGACCCGCAAGATAGCCGGAGTCATCAACAAAGCCTATTGCCCGCGCTGA
- a CDS encoding DUF805 domain-containing protein: MSDNRFKIVFDGALLPGVESTTAKLNLAELFKSDVEAIEKLFTGRPVALKRDLSRPDAETYLAALKNAGVDARIETEQPVAFSLAETHETDSTHSDFSSPAASPYAPPRAAVGDNLPEFSTLNVFTVNGRIGRLRFLAWTLVLSLAMFAIVGALFTVGLGIAAVSPTAAIIIGSLLGLALFVASVWISVQITVQRLHDLGWSGWLWFLNLVPIVGSIFPILLIVLPGNAGANQYGAPPPRNSTAVKVLATLWLALIPLIFAAVMLLAMGGYLDQLENSVDGSYESSSMTTDEGADQNVIVDEEDVQSADDAAEPVDSPEE; the protein is encoded by the coding sequence ATGAGCGACAACCGTTTCAAGATTGTGTTTGATGGAGCCCTGCTCCCGGGTGTCGAAAGCACCACCGCCAAGCTGAACCTGGCCGAATTGTTCAAAAGCGACGTCGAGGCGATCGAAAAACTCTTCACTGGACGCCCGGTTGCCCTCAAACGCGACCTGTCTCGCCCCGATGCCGAAACCTATCTGGCAGCCCTGAAAAACGCCGGGGTTGATGCACGCATCGAAACCGAACAGCCTGTGGCCTTCAGCCTGGCTGAAACTCACGAGACCGATTCCACGCACTCCGACTTCTCAAGCCCGGCTGCTTCGCCATACGCACCGCCGCGCGCAGCCGTGGGGGATAACCTTCCAGAGTTTTCCACCCTCAACGTCTTTACCGTCAACGGGCGTATCGGACGCCTGCGCTTCCTCGCCTGGACCCTGGTGCTGAGCCTGGCCATGTTCGCCATCGTCGGTGCCCTGTTTACCGTAGGCCTGGGTATTGCCGCAGTATCTCCCACCGCCGCAATCATCATTGGCTCACTGCTCGGTCTCGCCCTGTTCGTGGCATCTGTATGGATCAGTGTCCAGATCACCGTGCAGCGCCTGCACGACCTGGGCTGGTCCGGCTGGTTATGGTTCCTGAATCTCGTACCGATTGTGGGCAGCATTTTCCCAATCCTGCTCATCGTGTTGCCAGGCAATGCGGGGGCCAACCAATATGGTGCGCCACCGCCACGCAACTCGACCGCAGTGAAGGTCCTGGCCACCCTGTGGCTGGCGTTGATCCCATTGATCTTCGCCGCTGTGATGCTGCTGGCCATGGGCGGTTACCTGGACCAGCTCGAAAACAGCGTGGACGGCAGCTACGAAAGCAGTTCCATGACCACCGATGAAGGCGCTGACCAGAACGTCATCGTCGATGAAGAAGATGTGCAAAGTGCTGACGATGCGGCCGAACCTGTAGACTCTCCGGAAGAATGA